From Verrucomicrobiota bacterium JB022, one genomic window encodes:
- a CDS encoding STAS domain-containing protein, with protein MPSEAPVFLVNAHHEPVVVRIAGRATLHNSAPLKRFFQRMIDQGRRRYLLDFQDCTGVDSTFLGILAGTSIQLLQAKPQGTITLARMSDRVGELVRNLGLHKLPTIKVVELDGSGSGDAKSEALPAEKLSEREGARMILQAHENLVEIDASNRAKFQDVIAFLKSQTE; from the coding sequence ATGCCCAGCGAAGCCCCCGTCTTTTTGGTCAACGCCCACCACGAGCCCGTGGTGGTGCGCATCGCTGGACGGGCTACGCTGCACAACTCGGCCCCGCTGAAGCGCTTCTTTCAGCGGATGATCGACCAGGGGCGCCGCCGCTACCTGCTGGATTTTCAGGACTGCACCGGCGTGGACTCGACCTTCCTCGGGATCCTCGCCGGCACCTCTATCCAGCTGTTGCAGGCCAAGCCGCAAGGCACGATCACCCTCGCCCGCATGAGCGATCGGGTGGGGGAACTCGTCCGCAATCTCGGCCTTCACAAGCTCCCGACCATCAAGGTGGTGGAGCTCGACGGCTCCGGTTCGGGCGATGCCAAGAGCGAGGCCCTGCCAGCCGAAAAGCTCTCCGAACGCGAGGGCGCGCGAATGATCTTGCAGGCTCATGAGAATCTGGTTGAGATCGACGCATCCAACCGGGCCAAGTTCCAGGACGTGATCGCTTTTCTGAAAAGTCAGACAGAGTGA
- a CDS encoding VOC family protein has translation MKFEHFALNVPDASAFTDWYVQHLGLQVLRRKDSPPYVAFLADSTGRCICEVYSNPAAPYPDYAAQHHLIFHFAFVAENAQAERDRVLQAGATLVVEDTTSDGSTVVTMRDPWGVPFQFCQRTKPF, from the coding sequence ATGAAGTTCGAACACTTTGCCCTCAACGTGCCCGACGCCAGTGCCTTTACCGACTGGTATGTCCAGCACCTCGGCCTCCAGGTGCTCCGTCGCAAGGACAGCCCGCCCTACGTCGCCTTTTTGGCCGACAGCACGGGCCGCTGCATCTGCGAAGTCTACAGCAACCCGGCAGCGCCTTACCCCGACTACGCTGCGCAGCACCACCTCATCTTCCACTTCGCCTTTGTCGCTGAAAACGCCCAGGCCGAGCGCGACCGCGTGCTGCAGGCCGGCGCCACCCTCGTGGTCGAAGACACCACCAGCGACGGCTCGACGGTCGTCACGATGCGCGACCCCTGGGGCGTGCCCTTCCAGTTCTGCCAGCGCACCAAACCGTTTTAA
- a CDS encoding SpoIIE family protein phosphatase encodes MWNWWYFFLGLVSGGSVGAYFWWRARREITRLDEDKQFLSQEKLIVLDFMHNMVEPIGHGVTRQELLKRMMHASILSTGALCAVVYERRDEELHGVAVEGLFPPQRPGASLSREKSGSRTKQIEKVMRSEVFRVGEGLIGQVARTGSGVFISDARQDPRVIQYEDPSLQIYSIIVVPVCFRDNTLAILALANPADGSTFTETDFSLARSLADQAGLAVHNLDLMEMQIEKSRMDMDLGLAKEIQDKLLPRRYPETALLDIAAVYRPAQTVGGDLYDVFQLDDHRYGVAIADVSGKGIPASLVMAVCQSNLRHLARQYASPARVLTELNAVMNEEMRADMFVTIIYAVIDTGDSSITLCRAGHELPVLLHRSASGEISTELLDSEGMAIGMVPNEIFALTVSDRKVPFGQGDIFLLYTDGVTEMANDAGAEYSNHRLTETIRRYSTQKAVELNDGILDSMVHFAGPDRQSDDVTIITVKHC; translated from the coding sequence ATGTGGAACTGGTGGTATTTCTTCCTCGGACTCGTTTCCGGTGGCTCGGTCGGAGCCTATTTCTGGTGGCGCGCCCGTCGGGAAATCACCCGCCTCGATGAGGACAAACAGTTCCTCAGCCAGGAAAAGCTGATCGTGCTCGACTTCATGCACAACATGGTTGAACCCATCGGCCATGGCGTGACGCGGCAAGAGCTGCTCAAGCGCATGATGCACGCCAGCATCCTATCGACTGGCGCCCTCTGTGCCGTCGTCTACGAGCGGCGCGACGAAGAGCTGCACGGCGTGGCCGTGGAAGGCCTCTTCCCACCCCAGCGCCCCGGTGCCAGCCTCAGCCGCGAAAAATCCGGCAGCCGCACCAAGCAGATCGAGAAGGTGATGCGCTCCGAAGTGTTTCGCGTGGGCGAAGGCCTCATCGGCCAGGTCGCGCGCACCGGCAGCGGCGTCTTCATCTCCGACGCCCGGCAAGATCCGCGCGTGATCCAGTACGAAGACCCCTCGCTACAGATCTACTCGATCATCGTCGTGCCCGTCTGCTTCCGCGACAATACCCTCGCGATCCTCGCCCTCGCCAACCCGGCCGACGGCAGCACCTTTACCGAGACGGACTTTTCGCTCGCCCGCTCATTGGCCGACCAGGCCGGCCTCGCGGTCCATAACCTCGACCTGATGGAAATGCAGATCGAGAAAAGCCGCATGGATATGGACCTCGGCCTCGCCAAGGAAATCCAGGACAAGCTGCTGCCCCGCCGTTACCCCGAGACGGCCCTGCTCGACATCGCAGCCGTCTACCGCCCCGCCCAAACCGTCGGCGGCGACCTCTACGACGTCTTCCAGCTCGACGACCATCGCTACGGTGTGGCCATTGCCGACGTTTCCGGCAAAGGCATCCCCGCCTCGCTCGTCATGGCCGTCTGCCAGAGCAACCTCCGCCACCTCGCCCGCCAATATGCTTCACCCGCACGCGTGCTGACGGAGCTGAATGCGGTGATGAACGAGGAAATGCGGGCCGATATGTTTGTCACCATCATCTATGCGGTGATCGACACCGGCGACAGCAGCATCACGCTTTGCCGCGCCGGTCACGAGCTGCCCGTGCTGCTCCACCGCAGCGCTTCGGGTGAGATTTCGACCGAGCTGCTCGACTCCGAAGGCATGGCCATCGGCATGGTGCCCAACGAGATATTTGCGCTCACCGTTTCCGACCGCAAGGTGCCGTTTGGCCAAGGCGACATCTTCCTGCTCTATACCGATGGCGTGACGGAGATGGCCAACGATGCCGGCGCGGAATACTCCAACCACCGCCTCACCGAGACCATCCGCCGCTATTCGACCCAGAAGGCCGTGGAACTCAACGACGGTATCCTCGACAGCATGGTCCACTTCGCCGGGCCCGACCGCCAGTCCGACGACGTGACGATCATCACGGTCAAGCACTGCTAG
- the trpB gene encoding tryptophan synthase subunit beta, with amino-acid sequence MISESVAQIDKTAMPDASGHFGVYGGRYVPETLFTCLQELEQAYLEAKADPEFNRELQWYLKEYAGRPTTLYYAEQLTKHLGGAKIYLKREDLLHTGAHKINNVLGQALLARRLGKKRIIAETGAGQHGVATATVCAKFGLECVIYMGAVDMARQALNVFRMRLCGAEVRGVETGQRTLKDAVNEAMRDWVATSRHTHYILGSALGAHPFPMMVRDFHKIIGEETRRQIMELEGRLPAEVVACVGGGSNAIGMFYEFLDQPDVRLVGVEAGGHGIERGKHAARFSGGRVGVLQGSKTFLLCDDDGQIELTHSVSAGLDYAAVGPEHAYYRDLGRIDFAYATDAEVMEAFQLLCRCEGILPALESTHAVAYALKRAPQMSPDEILVINLSGRGDKDVQQIAQILAKQAEVKG; translated from the coding sequence ATGATTTCTGAATCGGTGGCGCAGATTGATAAGACCGCAATGCCGGATGCTTCCGGCCACTTTGGGGTCTACGGCGGTAGATACGTGCCGGAAACGCTTTTCACCTGCCTGCAGGAGCTGGAGCAAGCTTACCTGGAGGCCAAGGCGGATCCCGAGTTCAACCGCGAACTGCAGTGGTACCTCAAGGAGTATGCGGGCCGCCCCACCACGCTCTATTACGCCGAGCAGCTGACCAAGCACCTCGGCGGGGCCAAGATCTACCTCAAGCGCGAAGACCTGCTCCATACCGGCGCGCACAAGATCAACAACGTGCTCGGGCAGGCGCTGCTCGCCCGCCGCCTTGGCAAGAAACGCATCATTGCGGAAACCGGAGCCGGTCAGCACGGCGTGGCTACGGCTACCGTTTGCGCCAAATTCGGCCTCGAATGCGTCATCTACATGGGCGCGGTCGACATGGCCCGCCAGGCCCTCAACGTCTTCCGCATGCGCCTCTGCGGCGCGGAAGTCCGAGGCGTGGAGACAGGCCAGCGCACGCTCAAGGACGCCGTCAATGAAGCCATGCGCGACTGGGTGGCCACCTCGCGCCATACGCACTACATCCTCGGATCGGCCCTCGGCGCACACCCTTTCCCCATGATGGTGCGCGACTTCCACAAGATCATCGGCGAAGAAACCCGCCGCCAGATCATGGAGCTGGAAGGCCGCTTGCCTGCGGAAGTCGTCGCTTGCGTCGGCGGCGGCTCCAACGCCATCGGCATGTTCTACGAATTTCTCGACCAGCCCGACGTGCGCCTCGTGGGCGTCGAAGCCGGTGGCCACGGCATCGAGCGCGGCAAGCACGCCGCCCGCTTCTCCGGTGGTCGCGTGGGCGTGCTTCAAGGCAGCAAGACTTTCCTCCTCTGCGACGACGATGGCCAGATCGAGTTGACGCACAGCGTCTCCGCCGGCCTCGACTACGCGGCAGTGGGCCCCGAGCACGCCTATTACCGCGACCTCGGCCGCATCGACTTTGCCTACGCGACCGACGCCGAGGTGATGGAAGCCTTCCAACTGCTCTGCCGCTGCGAAGGCATCCTGCCCGCTCTCGAAAGCACCCACGCTGTCGCGTACGCCCTCAAGCGCGCCCCGCAGATGAGCCCCGACGAAATCCTCGTCATCAACCTCTCCGGCCGCGGCGACAAGGACGTGCAGCAAATCGCCCAAATCCTCGCCAAGCAGGCCGAGGTGAAGGGGTAG
- a CDS encoding redoxin domain-containing protein, giving the protein MALSTGTKAPDFTLKHKTADGMQAVKLSDNFGKKQTVLLFFPFAFTSVCTDELCTVSGGLDEYDQLDAAVYGISVDSPFTQEVFAQRSGITFPLLSDFNKEVSKAYDVIYDTFVPGVLDFHGVSKRAAFVIGKDGVIKFASSSDDPKVLPPFDQIKTALKA; this is encoded by the coding sequence ATGGCTCTCTCTACTGGCACCAAAGCCCCCGACTTCACGCTCAAGCACAAGACGGCCGACGGCATGCAAGCCGTGAAGCTCTCCGACAATTTCGGCAAGAAGCAGACCGTGCTGCTCTTCTTCCCCTTCGCTTTCACCAGCGTCTGCACCGACGAGCTCTGCACCGTTTCCGGCGGCCTCGACGAGTATGACCAGCTCGACGCCGCCGTCTACGGCATCAGCGTCGACAGCCCCTTCACTCAAGAAGTCTTTGCCCAACGCTCCGGCATTACCTTCCCGCTGCTGTCCGACTTCAACAAGGAAGTCAGCAAGGCTTACGACGTGATCTACGACACCTTCGTCCCCGGCGTGCTCGACTTCCACGGCGTCTCCAAGCGCGCCGCCTTCGTCATCGGCAAAGACGGCGTAATCAAGTTCGCCTCCTCCAGCGACGACCCCAAAGTCCTCCCGCCCTTCGACCAGATCAAGACCGCGCTCAAGGCGTAG
- a CDS encoding HEAT repeat domain-containing protein — protein MKLSLVAVVGLLMVSGAPLHAEETTPADLEAFLAPIIAIIQAEGNDELSAEEKALVERVETHRYPHVAAHHLIAHEDPQVQIFAAYAMLSLDPDPLWEPWFTLRDIAERGASMKPLGASVAAFLESEDPRARAAAAATIGFIGYDSAVPELKACLTEEHNWCLVFAAAEALGRLNARSALPELKRVAKCFWYPPVREASRNAVSAIEGEAKYDVVEIGGRMELIVAFNKHEHASLRSAHEQDEQSTLPITIYTEEPSQLSPDQLKTFTYKFERVGSGAEGEETWWEEELPVCGLQLDEGYLLGYDGGEWGGGLLYFRFRQEKDPQVVLPLNIGSIHRMTTGVVAIQQPAMVPPNSVIYKIEFPIGKPPTAQYLLTLPGVMRSSHLLANGSLFVDCFGGAVVVSPEGEIAMATPENVGMPPE, from the coding sequence ATGAAGTTATCCTTGGTCGCGGTGGTTGGCTTGCTCATGGTTTCGGGCGCTCCTTTGCACGCCGAAGAAACGACACCTGCGGACCTGGAGGCGTTCCTCGCCCCGATCATCGCGATCATTCAGGCCGAAGGGAATGACGAGCTGAGCGCGGAGGAAAAGGCACTGGTGGAGCGGGTCGAAACTCATCGTTATCCACATGTTGCCGCGCACCACCTCATCGCACACGAAGACCCTCAGGTGCAGATCTTCGCGGCCTACGCTATGCTCAGCCTAGACCCGGACCCGTTGTGGGAACCGTGGTTCACGTTACGTGACATTGCGGAGAGAGGTGCCTCGATGAAACCGCTCGGGGCTAGTGTCGCCGCGTTTCTGGAGAGCGAAGATCCCCGAGCCCGCGCCGCGGCTGCCGCGACCATCGGATTCATTGGCTACGATTCGGCAGTTCCAGAACTAAAAGCCTGCCTCACGGAGGAGCATAACTGGTGCCTCGTCTTCGCAGCAGCGGAAGCCTTGGGACGCTTGAACGCACGGTCCGCCCTGCCCGAACTGAAGAGGGTAGCAAAATGCTTTTGGTATCCTCCGGTACGAGAGGCCTCCCGAAATGCCGTGTCTGCAATCGAGGGAGAGGCTAAATACGACGTGGTGGAAATAGGCGGCAGGATGGAATTAATCGTAGCCTTCAATAAACATGAACATGCGTCGCTAAGGTCGGCACATGAACAAGACGAGCAGTCCACGCTTCCGATCACGATCTATACCGAAGAGCCTAGTCAGCTCAGTCCTGACCAACTCAAGACGTTCACCTACAAATTTGAGCGTGTCGGCTCAGGAGCTGAAGGCGAGGAGACTTGGTGGGAAGAGGAACTGCCCGTATGTGGCCTGCAACTCGACGAAGGCTACCTTCTGGGGTACGATGGCGGAGAATGGGGCGGCGGGCTGCTCTACTTCCGCTTTCGACAAGAAAAGGATCCGCAGGTAGTACTGCCCCTGAACATCGGTAGCATCCATCGAATGACAACCGGCGTTGTTGCTATCCAACAGCCTGCGATGGTGCCGCCGAACAGCGTGATCTACAAAATCGAATTTCCGATCGGAAAGCCGCCCACTGCCCAGTATCTACTGACGCTACCGGGCGTGATGCGCAGCTCCCATCTCCTCGCCAACGGCAGCCTATTCGTCGACTGCTTCGGCGGTGCGGTGGTGGTGTCGCCCGAGGGTGAAATAGCGATGGCGACGCCGGAGAATGTGGGGATGCCGCCAGAGTAG
- a CDS encoding alpha/beta hydrolase-fold protein, whose translation MNREYHRWFSPHLQREMELLVFGHAGAKVLIFPTRGGRFYEYEHLRMVDVLKDKIDAGIFQLYCVDSIDAESFYCFWAHPRGRIERHQQYEDYIVNEVMPFMDRKNANRCTISHGCSFGAYHACNLAFRYPWKFQKLLALSGRYDLTQPVEYFADLLDGYYDNAVYYHMPSHYLPNLTDENYLAPLRAMDIHFVIGAEDPFLDNNRRLSDELWRKGIANHLHVWGDRAHRGYYWRKMVPLYL comes from the coding sequence GTGAATCGAGAATACCACCGTTGGTTCAGCCCGCACTTGCAGCGGGAGATGGAACTGCTCGTCTTCGGCCATGCCGGGGCCAAAGTGCTGATCTTCCCGACCCGCGGGGGGCGCTTTTACGAGTATGAGCACCTGCGCATGGTCGATGTGCTCAAGGACAAGATCGACGCGGGCATCTTCCAGCTCTACTGCGTCGATTCGATCGATGCGGAGTCGTTTTACTGCTTCTGGGCGCACCCTCGGGGCCGCATCGAGCGTCACCAGCAATACGAGGACTACATCGTAAACGAGGTGATGCCGTTCATGGACCGCAAGAACGCCAACCGTTGCACGATCTCGCACGGTTGCAGCTTTGGCGCCTACCACGCGTGCAACCTCGCCTTCCGCTACCCCTGGAAGTTCCAGAAGCTGCTCGCGCTCAGTGGCCGCTACGACTTGACCCAGCCGGTGGAATACTTCGCCGACCTGCTCGATGGCTATTACGACAACGCGGTGTATTACCACATGCCGAGCCACTACCTGCCCAACCTGACGGACGAAAATTACCTCGCCCCGTTGCGCGCGATGGACATTCACTTTGTGATTGGCGCCGAAGACCCGTTTCTCGACAACAATCGCCGCCTCAGCGACGAGCTCTGGCGCAAGGGCATCGCCAACCACCTCCACGTCTGGGGCGACCGCGCCCACCGCGGCTACTACTGGCGCAAGATGGTGCCGCTCTATTTGTAG
- a CDS encoding PEP-CTERM sorting domain-containing protein: protein MFHSLKSTLLLALLPLASLSASVSFEYSFLANSDTDNLGLNGSTFTFTMVSVGDTWETINDSNGVGFELASVQLTIANSSTLDGTYNLIQTRPTGQVDDKATGYLLGGGFLYLGLGRDGGFPIFEAEGADLTLTSSYAFTFDTYSPSVGDPIDDEAIAGVTLFVNEFTATSGGLSNTLGNLITTLNATPYTPPAVPEPAHAAALFGLGALGFIAWRRRRA, encoded by the coding sequence ATGTTTCATTCGCTGAAATCGACTCTGCTTCTTGCACTCCTTCCGCTGGCTTCGCTGTCCGCGTCTGTATCTTTTGAATACAGCTTTCTCGCTAATTCAGACACCGACAATCTCGGCCTGAATGGCTCCACTTTTACCTTCACCATGGTGTCGGTTGGCGACACCTGGGAAACGATCAACGATAGCAACGGGGTCGGCTTTGAGCTGGCCTCCGTTCAGTTGACGATTGCCAATTCGAGCACCCTCGACGGCACCTACAATCTGATCCAGACGCGCCCCACGGGTCAGGTAGATGATAAGGCCACGGGATATCTGCTTGGTGGTGGCTTTCTCTATCTTGGCCTCGGGCGGGACGGCGGGTTTCCGATCTTCGAGGCGGAAGGTGCGGACCTGACCCTTACCAGTAGTTATGCTTTTACCTTCGACACCTATAGCCCATCCGTCGGCGACCCGATCGATGATGAAGCGATCGCAGGCGTGACGCTATTCGTGAACGAGTTCACCGCCACCTCAGGTGGGCTCAGCAATACCCTGGGGAATCTCATCACCACATTGAACGCCACGCCCTACACGCCTCCTGCGGTGCCTGAACCCGCCCACGCAGCGGCCTTGTTCGGCCTCGGTGCCCTCGGTTTCATCGCCTGGCGCCGCCGCCGCGCCTAA
- the tyrS gene encoding tyrosine--tRNA ligase: protein MKPIDILCQNVADLHSREELEKRLAEGRPLRVKLGVDPTRPDLTFGHMVVFNKLRQFQDLGHEAVLIIGDFTTLIGDPSGRSSTRPVLTKEEITENAKTYVDQAYQILDPAKTTVRFNSEWFGKMGFEDCLGLARKMTVARMLERDDFHKRFNSNTPISIIEFLYPLVQGYDSVMVKSDVELGGTDQLFNNLVGRTLQRDAGQPEQIVMTLPLLVGTDGVKKMSKSQDNYIAFNDTSKDMFGKIMSIGDEVMWDYYRLLLLKTPEEIKELQAGHPMAAKKLLAKTLTDKIHGEGKGQHELEQFEKVFSQNQRPDEMPEFQWSQLAEGESQTLVNLLANSGLFDSKKEARRLIEQGSVKIDDVKQDQPMLEIARPSAPIVLQAGKRKFFRVLA, encoded by the coding sequence ATGAAGCCGATTGATATTCTGTGTCAGAACGTGGCAGATCTCCACAGCCGCGAGGAACTGGAAAAGCGCCTGGCCGAAGGCCGCCCGCTGCGCGTGAAGCTGGGCGTCGACCCGACCCGCCCCGACCTGACCTTCGGCCACATGGTCGTGTTCAACAAGCTGCGCCAGTTTCAGGACCTCGGGCACGAGGCCGTGCTCATCATTGGCGACTTCACGACCTTGATCGGCGACCCCTCGGGCCGTTCGTCCACCCGCCCGGTGTTGACGAAGGAGGAGATCACCGAAAACGCGAAGACCTACGTCGATCAGGCTTACCAGATCCTCGACCCCGCCAAGACCACCGTGCGCTTCAACAGCGAGTGGTTTGGCAAGATGGGCTTCGAAGACTGCCTCGGCCTCGCCCGCAAGATGACGGTGGCCCGCATGCTGGAGCGCGACGACTTCCACAAGCGCTTTAACAGCAACACGCCGATCAGCATCATCGAGTTTCTCTACCCGCTCGTACAGGGCTACGACAGCGTGATGGTGAAGTCCGACGTGGAGCTGGGCGGCACCGACCAGCTTTTCAACAACCTCGTGGGCCGCACGCTGCAGCGCGACGCCGGTCAACCGGAGCAGATCGTGATGACCCTGCCCCTGCTCGTCGGCACCGACGGCGTGAAGAAGATGTCCAAGAGCCAGGATAACTACATCGCCTTCAACGACACGTCGAAGGACATGTTTGGCAAGATCATGAGCATCGGCGACGAAGTGATGTGGGACTACTACCGCCTGTTGCTGCTGAAGACACCCGAGGAGATCAAGGAGCTGCAGGCCGGGCACCCGATGGCGGCCAAGAAGCTGCTCGCCAAGACCCTGACCGACAAGATCCACGGCGAGGGCAAGGGCCAGCACGAGCTGGAGCAGTTCGAGAAGGTGTTTTCCCAAAACCAGCGTCCGGACGAGATGCCGGAGTTCCAATGGAGCCAACTGGCCGAGGGCGAATCGCAGACCCTCGTCAACCTGCTCGCCAACTCGGGCCTCTTCGACAGCAAGAAGGAAGCGCGTCGCCTGATCGAGCAAGGCTCGGTGAAGATCGACGACGTGAAGCAGGACCAGCCGATGCTCGAAATCGCCCGCCCCAGCGCCCCCATCGTGCTCCAGGCCGGCAAGCGCAAGTTCTTCCGGGTGCTGGCGTAA
- a CDS encoding aconitate hydratase, translated as MSSLHDPFKAARPFRDGQIFSLPALEEQGLGQISRLPVSIRVVLESVLRNCDGQRVTEEDVRRLAAYNATKPDSAEIPFVVSRIVLQDFTGVPLLVDLAAMRDAVKAIGGDPAVIEPLVPVDLVVDHSVQVDRSGTAKSFAQNLEIEFERNRERYEFLKWGQQAFETFAVVPPAIGIVHQVNLEYLAKVVFEKDGVFYPDTLVGTDSHTTMINGLGIVGWGVGGIEAEAGMLGQPIAFQTPEVIGVHLSGALTEGVTATDLTLRITQLLREHKVVGKFVEFFGEGAASLTLADRATIANMAPEYGATMGFFPIDDKTLDYLRMTGRSEAQIQLVRDYFTQQGMYGVPLKGECDYTKEIELDLGSITPSVSGPKRPQDRIDVDGLKSRFEQLLSMPVAEGGFGISADKRGREAEVKGFAGDRVTMSGGINEFSEDPSKEIWSEREMVTNRPATATEEVHNKASEGNKLRHGSVVIAAITSCTNTSNPSVMLGAGLVAKKAVEKGLDVNPIVKTSLAPGSRVVTEYLNETGLQTYLDQLGFNLVGYGCTTCIGNSGPLDPAVEKAIEEGELVVASVLSGNRNFEARIHGAIKSNFLMSPPLVVAYALAGRVDIDLATEPLGTGKDGQPVYLKDIWPSRDEVEQALATGLKPSMFVNQYSDILEANPEWKEIKSSTGALYQWKDDSTYIQLPPFFEGFGMEAGSITEIKGARALGIFGDSVTTDHISPAGSITENSPAGRYLKENGVEKKDFNSYGSRRGNDRVMTRGTFANVRIKNLMADGREGGFTKKQPEGEIKFIFDACNDYRKEKTPLMVFGGVDYGMGSSRDWAAKGTNLLGVKAVVAKSFERIHRSNLIGMGVLPLEFTNGEDAKALGLDGTETYDLVGLSDDIKPGALVTLKITKADGSVKETKLKARLDTGIEVEYYRHGGILTYVLRQILQRAKQA; from the coding sequence ATGAGTTCGCTTCACGATCCGTTTAAGGCGGCGCGCCCTTTCCGCGATGGGCAGATTTTCAGTCTCCCTGCCCTTGAGGAACAAGGTCTCGGCCAGATTTCCCGACTTCCCGTCAGTATCCGGGTGGTGCTCGAGTCCGTTCTGCGTAACTGCGACGGCCAGCGCGTCACCGAGGAAGACGTCCGCCGCCTGGCGGCCTACAATGCCACCAAGCCCGATTCCGCCGAAATTCCTTTCGTCGTGAGCCGGATCGTGCTGCAAGACTTTACCGGCGTGCCGCTGCTCGTCGACCTCGCCGCCATGCGCGACGCGGTGAAAGCCATCGGCGGCGACCCGGCCGTGATCGAGCCGCTCGTGCCGGTCGACCTCGTGGTCGACCACTCCGTGCAGGTCGACCGCTCCGGCACCGCCAAGTCGTTCGCCCAAAACCTCGAAATCGAATTCGAGCGTAACCGCGAGCGCTACGAGTTCCTCAAGTGGGGCCAGCAAGCCTTTGAAACCTTCGCCGTCGTGCCGCCTGCCATCGGCATCGTGCACCAGGTCAACCTCGAATACCTCGCCAAGGTCGTGTTCGAGAAAGATGGCGTCTTCTACCCCGACACCCTTGTCGGCACCGACTCGCACACCACCATGATCAACGGCCTCGGCATCGTGGGCTGGGGCGTGGGCGGCATCGAGGCCGAAGCCGGCATGCTCGGCCAGCCCATCGCCTTCCAGACGCCCGAAGTCATCGGCGTGCACCTCAGCGGCGCGTTGACCGAGGGCGTGACCGCGACCGACTTGACCCTCCGCATCACCCAGCTGCTGCGCGAGCACAAGGTCGTCGGCAAGTTCGTGGAATTCTTTGGCGAAGGCGCCGCCAGCCTCACGCTGGCCGACCGCGCCACCATCGCCAACATGGCCCCGGAATACGGCGCCACGATGGGCTTCTTCCCCATCGACGACAAGACGCTCGACTACCTGCGCATGACGGGCCGCTCCGAAGCGCAGATCCAGCTCGTGCGCGACTACTTTACCCAGCAGGGCATGTACGGCGTGCCGCTCAAGGGCGAGTGCGACTACACCAAGGAAATCGAGCTCGACCTCGGCAGCATCACCCCCAGCGTCTCCGGCCCCAAGCGCCCGCAAGACCGCATTGACGTGGACGGCCTCAAGAGCCGCTTCGAGCAACTGCTCTCCATGCCCGTCGCCGAAGGCGGCTTTGGCATCAGCGCCGACAAGCGGGGCCGCGAAGCCGAAGTCAAGGGCTTCGCCGGTGACCGCGTGACCATGAGCGGCGGCATCAACGAGTTCAGCGAAGATCCGTCGAAGGAAATCTGGAGCGAGCGCGAGATGGTGACCAACCGCCCCGCGACCGCCACCGAAGAAGTCCACAACAAGGCTTCCGAAGGCAACAAGCTGCGCCACGGCTCCGTCGTCATCGCCGCCATCACCTCCTGCACCAACACCAGCAACCCCTCCGTCATGCTCGGCGCGGGCCTGGTGGCGAAGAAAGCGGTGGAGAAGGGCCTCGACGTCAACCCGATCGTGAAGACCTCCCTCGCCCCCGGTTCCCGCGTGGTGACGGAATACCTCAACGAGACCGGCCTGCAGACCTACCTCGACCAGCTGGGCTTCAACCTCGTCGGCTACGGCTGCACCACCTGTATCGGCAACTCCGGCCCGCTCGACCCTGCGGTGGAGAAGGCGATCGAAGAAGGCGAACTCGTCGTCGCCAGCGTGCTCTCCGGCAACCGTAATTTCGAAGCCCGCATTCACGGCGCCATCAAGTCGAATTTCCTCATGTCGCCTCCGCTCGTCGTCGCCTACGCCCTCGCCGGCCGCGTCGACATCGACCTCGCGACCGAGCCCCTCGGCACCGGCAAAGACGGCCAGCCCGTCTACCTGAAGGACATTTGGCCCTCCCGCGACGAAGTCGAGCAAGCCCTGGCCACTGGCCTCAAGCCCTCGATGTTCGTCAACCAGTACAGCGACATTCTCGAAGCCAACCCGGAGTGGAAGGAAATCAAGTCGAGCACCGGCGCGCTGTATCAGTGGAAGGACGACAGCACCTACATCCAACTGCCGCCCTTCTTCGAAGGCTTCGGCATGGAAGCCGGCTCGATCACCGAAATCAAGGGCGCCCGCGCGCTCGGCATCTTCGGCGACTCCGTGACGACCGACCACATTTCGCCTGCCGGCAGCATCACCGAGAACAGCCCCGCTGGCCGTTACCTGAAGGAAAACGGCGTGGAGAAGAAGGACTTCAACAGCTACGGCTCGCGTCGCGGTAATGACCGCGTGATGACCCGCGGCACCTTCGCCAACGTCCGCATCAAGAACCTGATGGCCGACGGGCGCGAAGGCGGCTTCACCAAGAAGCAGCCCGAGGGCGAGATCAAGTTCATCTTCGACGCCTGCAACGACTACCGCAAGGAGAAGACCCCGCTGATGGTCTTCGGCGGCGTCGACTACGGCATGGGCTCCAGCCGCGACTGGGCCGCGAAGGGCACTAACCTCCTCGGCGTCAAGGCCGTGGTGGCCAAGAGCTTCGAGCGCATCCACCGCAGCAACCTCATCGGCATGGGCGTGCTCCCGCTGGAGTTCACCAACGGTGAAGATGCCAAGGCCCTCGGCCTCGACGGCACCGAGACCTACGACCTCGTGGGCCTCTCCGACGACATCAAGCCCGGCGCCCTCGTGACCCTCAAGATCACCAAGGCCGACGGCAGCGTGAAGGAGACCAAGCTCAAGGCCCGCCTCGATACCGGCATCGAAGTGGAATACTACCGCCACGGCGGCATTCTTACCTACGTGCTGCGACAGATCCTCCAGCGCGCCAAGCAGGCCTAA